The segment AGACTAGAACCCCATTGGCAGTGTAGGGGAAGTTACCTTCATTTTTCCTAATGCAGGAGCAGTTCAAATTGCCTGGTTGGCATGCATTTGGACAGTTGCACCCATAAGCAGGTTGTgttaatttaaatgatttagaATACTTGACAGTGGAGACATATGTGAAGTAAGCAGGCCCCTTCTCCTCATCAACATCATTTAGAAGTGAAACAGCCGTGCTTTCAGCCCCAGAAGTGAGGTCTGGAAGAATTAGTCCAGCCCTTGAGGAAAGCCCCTCCTTCCACTTTTCAATTGATTTCCAAACACCAAAAGCATCTGGCTGCCCAGGAATTCTAACCAACTTATACTTGAATATATTGCAACCAGATTTCGCCTTCTCCACCCAAGACTCCTGGACCCTATACAGGCCATCATATACATAGACCTTTGATGCTTGATTAACAGAGTCTCTCATACCCCGAATGACTCTCACTTCATTTCCCCGGCGCAAACTCCTCTCTAATGCAAGGTTGCCCCTCTCAAGCTTCTGATCAGTTGCTCCTTTATCCTTGTTGGCAGCCCCTCCTTGTccactatatattaaaacatccTTATCCTCTGCATCGTCTTCATAATAACCCGACGAAACGATACTTACAGCCAGTGGTTCTTCCTCTAGATCATTCCTCAGAGACATGTAGTCAATCCCAGCCATGGATGGAGCATGCAATCCCAGCAAGCACATTTCTATtcggaaaaagaaaatatcccCAATCTCAACTCCAGGAACTGCTCCAATTCTCTTCCTCATATTTGTTCGCACCTGTTTGGTCATCAAAATATTCCCTGCTTTCAGATCCGCCCGCCTAATAATCCCAACAGGCGATTCCTTAGCATCTTCTAATTGACTAAGCCTTCTCCTAAGTGCATCAAATCTCATACGTATACTATGAACCACTTCCCCATTACCATCATCCCTTTCAGACAAACTAATTCCCACAACAAAATTATTCTCATCAACAGACAACGTAAAATCCAAATCCTGGCTCTTCCTCGCTCTTTTCTGCAAAGAAGACTTGGTTTTCCGCTTAGCTGAGCCCCTGCTACCATCAAAGGACCCAGCTTCTCCATTAAAAGCATCCCCATTAGACTCTGTTCCTCGAAACGAGCGAAGGGGAGCTGCAGGAGTGGCGTGTGTATGTTGGTTAAGGTCAGGTGTTGCTTGTGTAGCCTGTGGTGCACTAAAAGGATAAAATGGTGCAAATCCAGAAGAGTGAGGCCCAAAAGGAGATGTAGATACAAATGGAGGTGCTTCAGAGCTTGAAGGAAACACTGGTGCTAAAGTACGCAGCGGTTTCACATCCAAAACTCTTGTTTTATCAATTATAGGTGTTGAATTGTTACCTGACCCACCTCCTTCCATTACTGTTTAAACGACAAACGAAGAACACCCagaaaacatcaacaaacttaaataaacccgactaatctaaaaacaaaaaaagaaacaaaattcacTGCATGCTTTTTCTCTCTTCCTGCAG is part of the Populus nigra chromosome 8, ddPopNigr1.1, whole genome shotgun sequence genome and harbors:
- the LOC133701486 gene encoding histone-lysine N-methyltransferase, H3 lysine-9 specific SUVH3-like codes for the protein MEGGGSGNNSTPIIDKTRVLDVKPLRTLAPVFPSSSEAPPFVSTSPFGPHSSGFAPFYPFSAPQATQATPDLNQHTHATPAAPLRSFRGTESNGDAFNGEAGSFDGSRGSAKRKTKSSLQKRARKSQDLDFTLSVDENNFVVGISLSERDDGNGEVVHSIRMRFDALRRRLSQLEDAKESPVGIIRRADLKAGNILMTKQVRTNMRKRIGAVPGVEIGDIFFFRIEMCLLGLHAPSMAGIDYMSLRNDLEEEPLAVSIVSSGYYEDDAEDKDVLIYSGQGGAANKDKGATDQKLERGNLALERSLRRGNEVRVIRGMRDSVNQASKVYVYDGLYRVQESWVEKAKSGCNIFKYKLVRIPGQPDAFGVWKSIEKWKEGLSSRAGLILPDLTSGAESTAVSLLNDVDEEKGPAYFTYVSTVKYSKSFKLTQPAYGCNCPNACQPGNLNCSCIRKNEGNFPYTANGVLVCRAPMIHECGPTCPCFPNCKNRVSQTGLKVRLEVFKTKDRGWGLRSWDPIRAGTFICEYAGEVIEKVSQPGEEGDGDDYVFDTSRLYESFRWNYEPGLVEEDSSIEAIEEPKVPSPLVISSRNVGNVARFMNHGCYPNVFWQPIMYEHNSESFIHIGFFAMRHIPPMTELTYDYGKSCVGEAEADGGSTPRGRRKCLCGAPRCRGYFA